The Roseovarius nanhaiticus nucleotide sequence CCCCAGCTATTACGGGGTCTGGATCATGCGCGTTGTCTCTGACGAGGGCGTGGAAAAGCTCCTCGTCACCGCCCGCACGCGGACGACCTACAACGATATCAAGATCCGCGAGTTCAAGACGATCTCCGGCGTGGTGTCATTCTTCATTGGCCTTGGCTTTGCGCATGTCGACCTGCCGCTTGAAGCGGGGACAAGCCGGAGCCACAAGCTCGCCCCATCAGACAAGGACGCTGGCAGCTAACCTCGTCTGTCTCTGGCTGGTCGCAGCACCTGCCTCAGCGCAAATGGTCCTGGTCATGGAGAGCGACGGCTCTCTGACCCCCTCCCGCTCTCAGAGCGGTTTTGCCCGGAACTACAATGACGGCATTGGTCAGGGATCGGCGTCCGATGGGATCGCGATCTTCGGCGAGGTAGAGGCCGAGCAAGAGGGCGTCCAAGTCGCGGCCCTTGCCCGCCCGACTCCCCTGCCCCGCGCCGATGTCCTCTCCGGGATTCAGACCACGGCCTTGCGCTATGCCGGCCATCCCGGCCTGCGTCGCGCGGGGCTTTCCGTGACGGATTGGCTGGCTCTCTATCGGGCCAATATCGAGGTTGAGAGCGCCTACCGGCAGGATGCGATTTCAAGTGCAGGTGCTATTGGCCTTGGTCAATTGATGCCTGCGACGGCGCGTGATCTGGGCGTCGACCCGCGTGATCCGCTGCAGAACCTTGACGGCTCCGCCCGCTACCTCGCGATGATGCTGGAGACGTTCGGCGA carries:
- a CDS encoding lytic transglycosylase domain-containing protein, with the translated sequence MVLVMESDGSLTPSRSQSGFARNYNDGIGQGSASDGIAIFGEVEAEQEGVQVAALARPTPLPRADVLSGIQTTALRYAGHPGLRRAGLSVTDWLALYRANIEVESAYRQDAISSAGAIGLGQLMPATARDLGVDPRDPLQNLDGSARYLAMMLETFGDPHLALAAYNAGPDAVRQYGGVPPYRETQNHVARVMAVVARLEGSNS